Proteins from one Megalopta genalis isolate 19385.01 chromosome 1, iyMegGena1_principal, whole genome shotgun sequence genomic window:
- the LOC117228623 gene encoding uncharacterized protein LOC117228623 isoform X2, with protein MVGRTCSNGAGKASVMDRVTNVFCGSGGVAYTNLQSANNANATPEKPSRSVPTSMSNSTPIQGRISRNRSKNVPLASGGTGGYVRPVTWEQLMQDDHFLAKFFLYFNAIERRSLAQVCTRWRDILYARPRLWAGLVPVVRCREVRTMLPSSRTRLYASLVRRGFRSLVLLGAADKDIPQLIHGFPLAQRNVHSLSLRCCAVTDKGLEALLDHLQALFELELAGCNEITEAGLWTCLTPRIVSLSLSDCINVADEAVGAVAQLLPSLYEFSLQAYHVTDAALGYFNSKQSSALSILRLQSCWELTNHGVHNIVHSLPNLTVLSLSGCSKVTDDGVELIAENLPRLRSLDLSWCSRITDAALEYIACDLNHLEELTLDRCVHITDIGVGYISTMVSLSALFLRWCSQLKDLSLQHLCGMKSLQVLSLAGCPLLTSGELSRLIQLRHLHELELTNCPGTSQELFNYLREHLPRCLIIE; from the exons ATGGTTGGACGAACTTGCTCTAACG GTGCGGGAAAGGCCAGCGTCATGGACCGCGTTACGAACGTGTTCTGCGGCAGCGGCGGCGTGGCCTATACGAATCTGCAGAGCGCGAACAATGCGAACGCAACCCCGGAAAAGCCGAGCAGGAGCGTGCCGACGTCGATGAGCAACAGCACGCCGATACAGGGCCGGATATCCAGGAACCGATCGAAGAACGTGCCGTTGGCGAGCGGCGGCACAGGCGGCTACGTTCGACCGGTCACGTGGGAACAGCTGATGCAGGACGACCATTTCCTCGCCAAATTCTTCCTCTACTTCAACGCGATCGAGAGGAGATCTTTGGCCCAG GTGTGCACAAGATGGAGGGACATACTGTACGCGCGTCCCCGACTTTGGGCAGGCTTGGTACCGGTCGTCAGATGCCGAGAAGTGCGCACCATGCTACCGAGCTCTCGTACCCGCCTCTACGCTTCCTTGGTCAGAAGAGGGTTCCGTTCGCTGGTACTTCTGGGCGCGGCCGACAAGGACATCCCGCAACTGATCCATGGCTTTCCTCTAGCGCAACGAAACGTTCACTCATTGTCCCTGAGATGCTGCGCGGTCACCGACAAGGGCCTCGAGGCTCTTTTAGATCATTTGCAA GCGTTGTTCGAGCTTGAATTAGCCGGCTGCAACGAGATAACGGAAGCCGGCCTGTGGACCTGCTTGACACCTAGAATAGTATCGCTCTCTTTGTCGGATTGCATCAACGTGGCCGACGAAGCCGTCGGGGCTGTCGCTCAATTGCTGCCGAGCCTCTACGAGTTCTCGTTGCAAGCATACCACGTCACCGACGCCGCCCTTGGTTACTTCAACTCGAAACAGAGCAGCGCCCTCAGCATCCTGAGGCTCCAATCCTGCTGGGAGCTTACCAATCACGGTGTACATAACATCG TGCATTCCTTGCCGAATCTGACAGTGTTGTCGCTGTCGGGGTGCAGCAAAGTAACGGACGACGGTGTCGAGCTGATCGCGGAGAACTTGCCAAGACTTCGTTCCTTAGATCTGAGTTGGTGCTCAAGGATTACTGACGCAGCCTTAGAATATATTGCCTGTGATTTGAATCACTTGGAGGAGCTTACGTTGGACAG ATGTGTGCACATCACGGACATTGGCGTGGGCTACATCTCCACAATGGTATCACTGAGCGCACTGTTCTTGAGATGGTGCTCGCAACTTAAAGACTTGAGTCTTCAGCACTTGTGCGGCATGAAATCCTTACAAGTACTCTCCTTGGCAG GCTGTCCATTGCTCACGAGCGGCGAACTGTCCAGGCTGATACAGCTGCGGCATTTGCACGAGCTCGAACTAACCAACTGTCCAGGAACGTCTCAGGAATTATTCAACTATTTACGTGAACACCTGCCGCGCTGCCTAATCATCGAGTAG
- the LOC117228623 gene encoding uncharacterized protein LOC117228623 isoform X1: protein MSSISAQGVVERASAELTKRINGLGLKASKHHGAGKASVMDRVTNVFCGSGGVAYTNLQSANNANATPEKPSRSVPTSMSNSTPIQGRISRNRSKNVPLASGGTGGYVRPVTWEQLMQDDHFLAKFFLYFNAIERRSLAQVCTRWRDILYARPRLWAGLVPVVRCREVRTMLPSSRTRLYASLVRRGFRSLVLLGAADKDIPQLIHGFPLAQRNVHSLSLRCCAVTDKGLEALLDHLQALFELELAGCNEITEAGLWTCLTPRIVSLSLSDCINVADEAVGAVAQLLPSLYEFSLQAYHVTDAALGYFNSKQSSALSILRLQSCWELTNHGVHNIVHSLPNLTVLSLSGCSKVTDDGVELIAENLPRLRSLDLSWCSRITDAALEYIACDLNHLEELTLDRCVHITDIGVGYISTMVSLSALFLRWCSQLKDLSLQHLCGMKSLQVLSLAGCPLLTSGELSRLIQLRHLHELELTNCPGTSQELFNYLREHLPRCLIIE from the exons GTGCGGGAAAGGCCAGCGTCATGGACCGCGTTACGAACGTGTTCTGCGGCAGCGGCGGCGTGGCCTATACGAATCTGCAGAGCGCGAACAATGCGAACGCAACCCCGGAAAAGCCGAGCAGGAGCGTGCCGACGTCGATGAGCAACAGCACGCCGATACAGGGCCGGATATCCAGGAACCGATCGAAGAACGTGCCGTTGGCGAGCGGCGGCACAGGCGGCTACGTTCGACCGGTCACGTGGGAACAGCTGATGCAGGACGACCATTTCCTCGCCAAATTCTTCCTCTACTTCAACGCGATCGAGAGGAGATCTTTGGCCCAG GTGTGCACAAGATGGAGGGACATACTGTACGCGCGTCCCCGACTTTGGGCAGGCTTGGTACCGGTCGTCAGATGCCGAGAAGTGCGCACCATGCTACCGAGCTCTCGTACCCGCCTCTACGCTTCCTTGGTCAGAAGAGGGTTCCGTTCGCTGGTACTTCTGGGCGCGGCCGACAAGGACATCCCGCAACTGATCCATGGCTTTCCTCTAGCGCAACGAAACGTTCACTCATTGTCCCTGAGATGCTGCGCGGTCACCGACAAGGGCCTCGAGGCTCTTTTAGATCATTTGCAA GCGTTGTTCGAGCTTGAATTAGCCGGCTGCAACGAGATAACGGAAGCCGGCCTGTGGACCTGCTTGACACCTAGAATAGTATCGCTCTCTTTGTCGGATTGCATCAACGTGGCCGACGAAGCCGTCGGGGCTGTCGCTCAATTGCTGCCGAGCCTCTACGAGTTCTCGTTGCAAGCATACCACGTCACCGACGCCGCCCTTGGTTACTTCAACTCGAAACAGAGCAGCGCCCTCAGCATCCTGAGGCTCCAATCCTGCTGGGAGCTTACCAATCACGGTGTACATAACATCG TGCATTCCTTGCCGAATCTGACAGTGTTGTCGCTGTCGGGGTGCAGCAAAGTAACGGACGACGGTGTCGAGCTGATCGCGGAGAACTTGCCAAGACTTCGTTCCTTAGATCTGAGTTGGTGCTCAAGGATTACTGACGCAGCCTTAGAATATATTGCCTGTGATTTGAATCACTTGGAGGAGCTTACGTTGGACAG ATGTGTGCACATCACGGACATTGGCGTGGGCTACATCTCCACAATGGTATCACTGAGCGCACTGTTCTTGAGATGGTGCTCGCAACTTAAAGACTTGAGTCTTCAGCACTTGTGCGGCATGAAATCCTTACAAGTACTCTCCTTGGCAG GCTGTCCATTGCTCACGAGCGGCGAACTGTCCAGGCTGATACAGCTGCGGCATTTGCACGAGCTCGAACTAACCAACTGTCCAGGAACGTCTCAGGAATTATTCAACTATTTACGTGAACACCTGCCGCGCTGCCTAATCATCGAGTAG
- the Polr3H gene encoding RNA polymerase III subunit H: MFVLAELKDTVRIPPWKFKRKLNDAITDELNRKLANKVYLNVGLCIALHDITKIEESYIFPGDGASHTKVIFRFIVFRPFMEEILIGKIRSCSVDGVHVTLGFFEDIVIPPHKLQHPSRFDQMEQAWVWEYDTGDGEKHDLFMDAGEIIRFRVVGETFTEALPTGPNVSGESVEKPEAKNISPYTLGGAIDEPGLGLLTWWENT, encoded by the exons ATGTTTGTTCTCGCGGAATTGAAAGACACGGTTAGAATCCCACCGTGGAAATTTAAGCGGAAATTAAACGATGCGATTACTGATGAACTTAATAGAAAACTTGCCAACAAG GTTTATCTTAATGTGGGTCTCTGCATTGCTCTTCATGATATCACGAAGATTGAGGAATCATACATCTTTCCCGGAGATGGAGCATCTCATACTAAAgtaatatttcgttttattgTATTTCGTCCGTTTATGGAAGAAATTTTGATAGGGAAAATACGTAGCTGCAGTGTTGACGGCGTACACG TAACATTAGGATTCTTTGAAGATATTGTAATTCCGCCTCATAAACTGCAACATCCATCGAGATTTGACCAAATGGAGCAAGCATGGGTATGGGAGTATGATACAGGCGAtggcgaaaaacatgacttattTATGGATGCAG GAGAAATTATACGATTCAGGGTAGTAGGTGAAACGTTCACGGAAGCTTTACCTACTGGACCAAATGTATCCGGAGAATCTGTAGAAAAACCAGAAGCTAAAAATATATCTCCGTATACTTTAGGG GGTGCTATAGACGAGCCAGGACTCGGATTGCTCACATGGTGGGAGAACACTTAA
- the LOC117228633 gene encoding ribosome biogenesis regulatory protein homolog yields MDIVQSVLENKTQEKDSRKSIEVNKDVDVETDLGTLLALDYNNLNIKTLKSEKEKYLTSLTRDNVQILINKIWELPIERVEEIIVAKLPKPKYVLPRARQIPKPKPLTKWQQFAKEKGITSKKKNKSKLKWDDELQKWIPTFGYKRTKAEEQKDWLVEVNDDSKVMDDPFAKAKAAKVERQSKNELQRLRNIAKARNIKVPQVGLPTKEYFPDSRQLSQAITVARTSTASVGKFQNRLPKEKDAKGIAKQVPGMKRKAEAPPRNLQDEKKRNKDLADNILNSNAKIFREDFSVPKVKPVKSKAKVKKGKKGVRSTGAKKPKAGKGKRDMRLKMGGRKRR; encoded by the exons ATGGATATCGTACAGTCAGTTTTGGAAAATAAAACGCAGGAGAAGGATTCGCGTAAATCGATCGAAGTGAACAAGGATGTGGATGTTGAAACAGACCTGGGAACTCTTCTAGCATTAGATTACAATAATCTCAACATAAAAACACTAAA ATCCGAGAAGGAAAAATACTTAACAAGTTTGACAAGAGATAATGTCCAGatattgattaataaaatttggGAACTTCCGATAGAGCGAGTCGAGGAGATAATAGTGGCAAAATTACCAAAACCTAAGTATGTGTTGCCTAGAGCCAGACAGATTCCGAAACCGAAACCGTTAACCAAATGGCAACAGTTTGCCAAGGAAAAAGGCATCAcatctaaaaagaaaaataagtcTAAACTTAAATGGGATGATGAATTACAG AAATGGATACCTACATTCGGTTACAAACGTACTAAAGCCGAGGAACAGAAGGACTGGTTGGTTGAAGTTAACGACGATAGTAAGGTCATGGACGATCCATTTGCAAAAGCGAAGGCAGCAAAAGTAGAAAGACAATCCAAGAACGAACTACAAAGACTTCGTAACATTGCCAAAGCAAGAAATATTAAAGTACCGCAAGTAGGTCTTCCTACAAAGGAATATTTCCCTGATTCCCGACAGCTATCTCAAGCCATCACAGTGGCCCGAACATCGACAGCGTCTGTTGGCAAATTCCAAAATAG GTTACCAAAAGAAAAGGATGCTAAAGGTATTGCAAAGCAAGTGCCTGGCATGAAACGGAAAGCAGAGGCACCTCCACGAAATTTACAAGATGAGAAGAAACGTAACAAAGATTTAGCGGATAATATCCTCAATAGCAACGCTAAAATTTTCCGCGAGGACTTCTCTGTTCCAAA AGTGAAACCTGTCAAGTCAAAAGCCAAGGTAAAGAAAGGCAAAAAGGGAGTGAGGAGCACAGGAGCGAAGAAACCAAAAGCAGGAAAAGGGAAACGTGACATGCGTCTGAAAATGGGTGGTAGAAAACGAAGATAG
- the LOC117228632 gene encoding uncharacterized protein LOC117228632 → MYAAAGGASIANRRKQKRLQLNKRVAEGTIPSRLKTVPAVPASQHYYHQHQHQHQHQHQHQHQHQHQHQHHHHPSKFARPHVVPPSSTPQPQPPSSAFHQSIDRRRHVEKSPQVTPVSPIQFPISPPPLSLESPSSVTCATKSNNFPFPPPSILDLRVSPSSSELQCGGGPGKAAWQGCSRPSPLPLSPMSPHGCRGDGYKTKQCEAHRRWMKRNRIRDASYCYGSSGEDDEEDGSSNANRRRGEVSAAVNTVLYAGLGTTALGLVISFVGTGEKGFLSPELRLVGPSLLCAGLLCCLFRVLLCLCLCRCGQCRWRFCHVANDKKEKVRKTEARPTGTLPTASLLSPSQQQQQQQQQQPHQQSAACSSGPASSSTKAHELLLSPAQLPE, encoded by the exons ATGTACGCAGCTGCGGGTGGCGCCAGTATAGCGAACAGGAGGAAGCAGAAACGGTTGCAGCTAAACAAACGCGTCGCCGAGGGTACGATCCCCTCACGGCTGAAGACAGTTCCAGCAGTTCCAGCTTCTCAGCACTACTACCACCAACATCAGCATCAGCATCAACATCAGCATCAACATCAACACCAACACCAACACCAACACCAACACCACCACCACCCGAGCAAGTTTGCGCGTCCGCACGTTGTTCCACCATCTTCCACACCACAGCCACAACCACCGTCATCTGCATTCCATCAGAGCATCGATCGACGGCGTCATGTCGAGAAGTCTCCGCAGGTCACACCTGTCTCTCCAATCCAATTCCCGATATCACCGCCGCCGTTGTCCCTCGAATCACCTAGTTCAGTTACTTGCGCCACTAAATCCAACAACTTCCCTTTCCCGCCACCATCGATCCTCGATCTCAGAGTATCGCCATCTTCTTCGGAGCTACAG TGTGGTGGAGGACCTGGTAAAGCAGCATGGCAAGGATGCAGCAGACCTTCTCCCCTCCCTTTGTCTCCTATGTCCCCTCATGGATGTCGCGGGGATGGCTACAagacaaaacaatgcgaagctcATCGACGATGGATGAAGAGGAACAGG ATAAGAGACGCAAGTTATTGCTATGGGAGCAGTGGAGAAGATGACGAAGAAGATGGAAGCAGTAATGCAAACCGTCGTAGAGGAGAAGTGAGTGCGGCAGTGAATACCGTACTGTATGCGGGGCTGGGAACCACAGCGCTCGGATTAGTTATCTCGTTTGTCGGCACTGGAGAGAAAGGATTCCTCAGTCCGGAATTGAGGCTGGTGGGTCCTTCGCTACTGTGCGCCGGTTTACTGTGTTGCCTATTTCGGGTGCTGCTCTGCCTCTGTTTATGTCGTTGTGGCCAATGTCGTTGGCGGTTTTGTCACGTCGCTAACGACAAGAAGGAGAAAGTGAGGAAAACAGAAGCGCGTCCAACCGGAACATTGCCTACCGCCTCACTTTTGTCACCAtcgcagcagcaacaacaacaacaacaacaacagccacATCAACAATCGGCCGCGTGTTCAAGTGGTCCAGCATCATCGTCCACAAAAGCACACGAGCTGTTGCTCTCTCCTGCCCAACTACCAGAGTGA
- the Nf-YB gene encoding nuclear factor Y-box B, with translation MENSGESGDDGGPLGPTAFLSGGGVSASYISVQSDDMEDDPENTDDSNHGASDPLQGVGGGSGGGPLREQDRFLPIANVAKIMKRAIPEAGKIAKDARECVQECVSEFISFITSEASDRCHMEKRKTINGEDILFAMTTLGFDNYVEPLKVYLQKYREATKGDNPPGTGATTGNGKTEPQGTIYEDQLFAIAATGSNATTSDTPVIYSYTSTDQMQFQLS, from the exons ATGGAAAATAGTGGTGAAAGTGGTGATGATGGAGGACCATTAGGTCCAACCGCTTTCCTTAGTGGAGGCGGTGTTTCTGCATCATATATTAGCGTACAATCAGACGATATGGAAG ATGACCCTGAAAACACAGACGATTCTAATCATGGAGCCAGTGACCCGTTGCAAGGAGTTGGTGGTGGTAGCGGTGGAGGTCCACTTCGGGAGCAAGATCGGTTTCTTCCAATAGCAAATGTGGCTAAAATTATGAAAAGAGCCATACCGGAAGCAGGAAAAATAGCCAAAGACGCACGTGAATGTGTTCAAGAATGTGTATCTGAATTCATATCATTCATAACATCCGAAGCAAGTGACAGGTGCCACATGGAAAAACGCAAGACTATCAATGGTGAAGACATTCTATTTGCTATGACAACTCTTGGTTTTGATAATTATGTAGAACCACTGAAAGTGTATCTACAAAAATATAGAGAAGCCACGAAAGGAGATAACCCTCCAGGTACTGGTGCAACAACCGGTAATGGAAAAACAGAACCACAGGGGACTATTTATGAGGATCAGCTGTTTGCTATTGCTGCGACAGGATCCAATGCTACCACTTCTGATACACCTGTTATATACAGTTATACATCCACTGATCAAATGCAGTTTCAACTTTCTTGA
- the Grasp65 gene encoding Golgi reassembly-stacking protein 2 yields the protein MGSSHSIEIPGGGTEGYHVLRVQEGSPGQKAGLEAFFDFIVAIGSYRLNQDNDTLKELLKNGVDKKLTLTVYSSKTQSVRQSVIVPSLTWGGQGLLGVSVRFCSFEGSNENVWHVLEVHPSSPAELAGLRPFTDYIIGADSVLHESEDLFTLIEAHESRTLNLYVYNTEDDSCREVTIVPNHTWGGEGSLGCGIGYGYLHRIPIRNMQEHKPSNSYTSTAKSTVLSHVTTTTATHTGGTNMVTNIPPGFSIPPNYVSSQDITAKAQLETTTLPQTMYTPTIQTYAVPQLNPATVGGSTTTISASHMMSNQGNINLISGNNTIPQLNTMPNIPGMPTIPSLPAFTTNTTISSETGPAVELSKDLYNPTTVQNVIQSATTTEVQFNAPQSQVVTVPISLPGMPPITVSTSLPQNTPFYTPAFEQSQLTGINTVPTSTVTPTQ from the exons ATGGGATCCTCCCACAGTATTGAAATACCTGGAGGTGGAACAGAAGGTTACCATGTACTGAGG GTACAAGAAGGCTCTCCTGGACAGAAAGCTGGCCTTGAAGCATTCTTCGACTTTATTGTAGCCATCGGGAGCTACCGTTTG AATCAGGATAATGATACTTTAAAGGAACTACTCAAGAATGGAGTAGATAAAAAATTAACGCTTACAGTGTACAGTAGTAAAACTCAATCTGTAAGACAAAGTGTTATAGTACCAAGTCTTACATGGGGTGGACAGGGTCTCCTTGGTGTTAGTGTTAGATTTTGTTCTTTTGAAGGTTCTAATGAAAATGTTTGGCATGTCCTT GAAGTACATCCATCTTCTCCTGCCGAATTAGCAGGTTTACGACCATTTACTGATTACATTATCGGTGCTGATTCAGTTTTACACGAGTCTGAAGATTTGTTCACGTTGATAGAGGCACATGAGTCGCGTACCctaaatttatatgtatataacacAGAAGATGATTCTTGTAGAGAAGTTACAATTGTACCTAACCATACTTGGGGTGGAGAAGGAAG CTTGGGTTGTGGAATAGGCTATGGATATCTTCATAGAATACCAATTAGAAATATGCAAGAACACAAACCTAGTAACTCGTATACA AGTACCGCAAAGTCTACTGTTTTAAGTCACGTGACAACTACAACTGCAACTCACACTGGAGGAACTAATATGGTGACAAATATACCACCAGGTTTTTCTATTCCACCTAATTATGTTTCTTCACAAGATATTACTGCCAAAGCTCAACTGGAAACCACTACATTACCACAAACCATGTATACACCAACCATACAGACATATGCTGTCCCACAATTGAATCCAGCTACTGTTGGCGGATCTACTACAACTATTTCTGCATCACATATGATGTCCAATCAAGGAAATATCAATCTTATAAGtg GCAATAATACTATACCTCAACTAAATACAATGCCAAATATACCTGGCATGCCTACTATTCCATCTTTACCGGCATTCACAACTAATACAACAATTTCGAGTGAAACTGGTCCTGCAGTTGAGTTATCCAAAGATTTGTACAATCCAACAACCGTACAGAATGTAATTCAAAGTGCGACAACGACCGAAGTACAGTTTAACGCGCCTCAATCTCAAGTAGTAACGGTACCAATTTCTCTACCCGGCATGCCACCTATTACCGTTAGTACAAGTCTGCCACAGAATACACCTTTCTACACGCCCGCTTTTGAACAAAGTCAACTGACTGGCATAAACACAGTTCCCACATCCACAGTGACACCAACACAGTAA
- the NP15.6 gene encoding NADH dehydrogenase [ubiquinone] 1 beta subcomplex subunit NP15.6: MLSLLRMVRPQRTMNQLSLLAKPKNLKPHNVIQRFVSATPKKNDDSTNREVSVKKTWVSYGFDYENEKDDKIYLHFTMFICVSVCLVGGAFIMCYLPDVHLRDWAQREAYLLLRYREEHGLPLIDINVVDPANFTLPTDEEIDYYFAPEF; this comes from the coding sequence atgttgtctCTACTACGAATGGTTCGTCCTCAAAGAACCATGAATCAACTTTCCTTATTAGCAAAACCCAAAAACTTGAAACCACATAATGTAATACAACGCTTCGTGTCAGCAACGCCTAAAAAAAACGACGATTCGACAAATCGAGAAGTTAGTGTGAAAAAAACATGGGTCAGCTATGGGTTCGACTACGAAAACGAGAAGGATGATAAAATCTATCTGCATTTTACAATGTTTATATGCGTTAGCGTTTGCCTAGTAGGCGGAGCATTTATAATGTGCTACTTACCAGATGTACATTTAAGAGACTGGGCTCAACGCGAGGCATATTTACTACTTCGTTACAGAGAGGAACATGGGTTGCCTTTGATAGATATAAATGTAGTGGACCCAGCTAATTTTACTCTTCCTACTGATGAGGAAATAGACTACTACTTCGCGCCTGAGTTTTAA